In Calothrix sp. PCC 7507, one DNA window encodes the following:
- a CDS encoding tetratricopeptide repeat protein produces MSQLCNQVKEWEERRHEANRYYKQGKFQEYLNFVSENLELARAIPDRARVGHTLNDIGLAYLGCSQPQLALESFQQALVVAQELGKAQAEATALSNLGSTYNRLGQFSQALDYFEQALQIFRKLQDTQGEVSTLNDVALIYTRLGEPKRALLLQHQILAMRRLIGDFSGEAITLNGIGFAHITLGNFEQALEFLQAALPIQRAFQNLVGEATTLNNIASVYSDLNKPKEALLLYSQVLLTRRAISDRSGEATTLNNIGFTYSILANYRQALKFYKQAVVVYQELGDCVEEVSTLLNMGSVYATTKRKKLARSCYEQAQDLAEQIEYQPLLEKVQMFIDAL; encoded by the coding sequence CTACTACAAGCAGGGTAAGTTCCAAGAATATCTGAATTTTGTTAGCGAAAATTTAGAGTTAGCCAGAGCAATTCCAGATCGAGCAAGAGTTGGTCATACATTAAACGATATTGGTTTAGCTTACCTTGGCTGCTCACAACCTCAACTAGCATTAGAGTCCTTTCAGCAAGCGCTTGTGGTTGCTCAAGAACTGGGTAAAGCTCAAGCAGAGGCGACTGCACTCAGTAACTTGGGTTCTACCTACAACCGTCTGGGACAGTTTTCGCAAGCGTTGGACTATTTTGAGCAAGCGCTGCAAATTTTCAGAAAATTGCAAGATACTCAAGGTGAAGTTTCCACTCTTAATGATGTGGCACTGATTTATACTCGGTTGGGAGAACCAAAACGAGCATTGCTACTACAACACCAGATTTTGGCGATGCGTCGATTAATTGGGGACTTTTCTGGTGAGGCGATAACGCTAAATGGCATTGGGTTCGCCCATATTACTTTAGGTAACTTTGAACAAGCTCTAGAATTTTTGCAAGCAGCACTACCAATTCAACGCGCTTTTCAAAATTTAGTTGGTGAAGCAACCACCTTGAATAACATTGCTTCTGTCTATAGTGATTTAAACAAACCGAAAGAAGCGCTATTACTCTACTCTCAAGTTCTTTTGACGCGTCGCGCAATTAGCGATCGCTCCGGCGAAGCAACAACCCTCAACAACATTGGTTTCACTTACAGCATCCTCGCCAATTACCGACAGGCGCTCAAGTTCTATAAACAAGCAGTTGTAGTTTATCAAGAACTAGGTGATTGTGTGGAAGAAGTTTCAACTTTGTTGAATATGGGTAGTGTCTACGCGACAACAAAACGCAAAAAATTGGCGCGATCATGCTATGAACAAGCCCAAGATTTAGCCGAGCAAATCGAATATCAGCCACTTTTGGAAAAAGTCCAGATGTTTATTGATGCTTTATAG